The following coding sequences lie in one Vitis vinifera cultivar Pinot Noir 40024 chromosome 19, ASM3070453v1 genomic window:
- the LOC100255559 gene encoding E3 ubiquitin-protein ligase RMA1H1, translating to MNDTWRIMSGWKLENGQHQPIGEELQFAVSRRKTRSAPLSLYTTPFFIAGHHLSLLRSLFAVRILLRSNRFRVLHPCFDSDRMALEQDFPELAAQHESDGDVSLQKKWKAISASEAASENSNGSFDCNICLDSAHDPVVTLCGHLYCWPCIYKWLHVQSTSPVTEQQQNCPVCKANISHTSLVPLYGRGPSPSESETKKLHVGPAIPRRPPAHGVHTLITTTTSASLNSHPSRHLHPNPFQSHSQYFPHPYGGYAATPTLTSVLNPTIGMFGEMVFSRMFGSSDTSLFAYPYPNTYPLMASANPRMRRQEMQLDRCLNRVSIFLFCCFILCLLSF from the exons ATGAATGACACGTGGCGGATAATGAGTGGGTGGAAGTTAGAAAATGGTCAACATCAACCAATAGGAGAAGAGCTTCAGTTTGCCGTTTCAAGACGTAAAACGCGCTCCGCCCCGCTGTCTTTATATACAACGCCCTTTTTCATCGCCGGTCATCATCTCTCTCTACTACGTTCGCTTTTCGCCGTGAGGATTTTGCTACGAAGTAATCGATTCCGTGTTCTTCATCCTTGTTTTGACTCCG ATCGCATGGCCTTAGAACAGGACTTCCCAGAGCTTGCAGCACAACACGAATCTGACGGAGATGTTTCACTCCAGAAAAAATGGAAAGCCATCTCAGCTTCAGAAGCTGCCTCGGAAAATTCTAATGGCAGTTTTGATTGCAACATCTGCTTAGACTCTGCCCATGACCCCGTCGTCACCCTCTGTGGCCACTTGTACTGCTGGCCCTGCATATACAAGTGGCTCCATGTCCAGAGCACCTCCCCTGTTACAGAGCAGCAGCAGAACTGCCCCGTCTGTAAAGCCAACATCTCCCACACTTCACTAGTCCCCCTTTACGGCCGTGGCCCATCCCCATCTGAATCAGAAACAAAGAAGCTCCACGTTGGCCCTGCTATACCCCGCAGGCCGCCAGCTCATGGGGTGCACACGTTGATAACTACGACTACTTCAGCCTCTTTGAACTCTCATCCAAGTCGGCATCTTCATCCTAATCCTTTCCAGTCACATTCACAATACTTTCCCCACCCTTATGGTGGTTATGCTGCCACTCCAACATTGACCAGCGTATTGAATCCAACTATTGGGATGTTTGGAGAGATGGTTTTCTCTAGGATGTTTGGGAGCTCAGACACAAGTTTGTTCGCCTATCCCTATCCGAATACTTATCCTCTGATGGCCAGTGCCAATCCTAGGATGAGAAGGCAGGAAATGCAGCTAGACAGATGTCTCAACAGAGTATCCATCTTTCTCTTCTGTTGCTTTATTCTTTGTCTTCTCTCGTTCTGA